A region of the Carya illinoinensis cultivar Pawnee chromosome 16, C.illinoinensisPawnee_v1, whole genome shotgun sequence genome:
TGGCAGATCTTCTGTCTTTGGAACCTTTCATGGGATCacttaaaaatcttaaaaaagatAGTTTGGCTAAGTTTGATGCAGCAGATTCTGCATTGGCAACCCTTAAAGGGATCAAAGCACTGACTGAAATTAGTGCTGAAGATTCCACATTTCAGGAAAAAATAACTGCTTTTGGCATTCTGTGCTTGCTGAGACGTTTTCTGTTAAGTGATGATTATGAGAAACTTGCTGCAATTGAAGCTTATGATGCATCTAAAACATTAGAGGCACAGGAACGGGTTCCAAATGGTCCTGTGGAAACAGCTATTTCTGATTCAAATGATTCATCTAGTGTCCGTGTTCCGCCCACAGCTCACATTCGTAGGCATGCTGCTCGGCTGTTAACAATCCTTTCACTTCTTCCAAAAGTTCAGAAGCTTGTTCTGGCAGATGAAACTTGGTGTAATTGGCTTGAAGATTGTGCGAATGGAAAGATACCGGGTTGCAGTGACCTTAAGATACAAAGTTATGCTAGGGccacacttttaaatatattttgcaataACGAAGTTGACAGAGACTCTGTAAATAGAAATCTTCCCGACATTTCGAACAAAAGTAAGAAATGTCCCCAATATGGTGACATGGTATTTTTAATCAATCCTGAAATGCCTCATTGGAAGTGTCCTGAAGATGTAGATGAAGACACTGTTCGAAGGAAGAAATCCTCCTTGGCTGAGGCTAATACAGTTGCCAGTGAGATTACGCCTGTAAACCCACCTCAAAATGATGATAACTGCTCTAGTTCTGTTGATGTATCTAACAGTGGCTCACAGCCAGAACCGCCTCTGCTAGATGTTGTTTTTATTCATGGAATCCGTGGTGGGGCTTATAGGTCTTGGCGCATGGCTGACAACAAATCTTCAACTACATCTGGCTTGGTGGAGAAGATTGATCAGGAAGCAGGGAAACTAGGAACATTTTGGCCAGGTGAATGGCTTTCATCTGACTTCCCTCAAGCTCGTATGTTTACTATCAAATAcaaggtttgtttgagtcagatagtaatttgatttcttcttttaacaaagaaataattttGTTGCTAGTTAGCTTTTGAAAATTTGTGTCCTTAATCTCTTGTTGATTATggaagttttatttctttaagtctTCCTATTTAGCATCTAAAGCACAATTGTCGTTTTGTGCAGacaaatctttcaaaatggTCTGGAGCTAGCGTGCCTCTCCAGGTCTGACACTTGAGAAGCATCTTTATGCCGTTTGAGTTGTTTAAGGCACATTATATGGTGTCACtaggaatttaaaatataggaaaattaTATCTTGTGCCACCAAACACTACCGTTTTTTCAATTTGCACTCTAAGATGCCAAAACTTGCATTTTATTCACTCTTAGTTAAGACCCGACCATTAGtgcggtttggatagtgagatgagatggttttagatgaaagttgaaagttcagtaaaatattattagaatattattttttaatattattattgttttgaaatttgaaaaagttgaattgtttattatatattgtgtgGGAATTTTGAATAGttgaaatgatgaaatgagatgagatgagatgaaacactttcactatccaaGCGGGGCCTAAGATTGATGAACAATTGGGCATGTGGTGCAGTCATAACTGTCATACCTTAACTGACGATGTAAATTTCCATAATTAAGTAGTTAAGTGTGCCAATTGGCAGTTTTGATTGGTTAGAGCTCATATTGCCAAAGAGGTTGTAGGGTTGGGGTTTAAAGTGTCATTTAGCCGAGTAAATACCCTACATTTGGCCAAAGAGGTTGTAGGGTTGGGGTTTAAAGTGTCATTTACTCGACTAGACATGATATGGGTTATGCCGAAGAGGGTGAAGGCAGCTTTAGCGAGTTGGCCAAATGTAAGCGGAAGGCAACCAATTAGagcaatgtggaagatgattcctttatgcattatgtggtgcttatggCAGGAGCGCAATGAGAGGACTTTTGAAGACCAAGAAAGATCTTTAGAGGaactaaaagttttatttttcagaactCTTTGTAATTGGGCCATAgctgtggattttaatggcatggtcCTACATGATTTTCTGgtctctaatgtgcctactTAGTTAGGGCATTAGTCTTGTGTAACTGGCTTTGCctttctttgatcaatatatttatttattcatcaaaaaaataatttatatgcaAGAAGTTTgagattgtttttattttgcatGAGTTGTGAAGTTTTAGCTCATCAGATAATTTTGTTATCTTACTTGACCTAAGATaggtataaaaaataatctgaTTTGACCTAAGTTTTCATACTTTTTATGAACTGAAATTCATGGAGGGGAATGTATTCATGACTAAACTATATATCTTTGAGGAATGTCATCCTAGTCAATCTACACCATCCTATGTGATACTATTAATAGTGAAAATGATCTTTAGATTCTCTTTGTATGGACGCCTAAGGAATTTGCAGTTCCCACTGCTATTTTGCTGTTgactttatataatttatttcctactaatggttgtttttatctGCTTCCGTTGTAAAATGTGTAGGAAGTTAGCTCCATGCTATTTGAAAAGCTTGTCGCTGCAGGCATTGGGAATCGACCCGTTGTGTTTGTGACACACAggtttttgttatttctttattaaGGAGAGTGTGGGTTCATGCCAGCCTGTGCACATTCGTTTGTTTGCTTGGTCTTACTGTATGGTCTTgacattttcttcattttgattgGTGTTGATGCGTgacataattatttgattaGGGAGTCTTTCTTTTCCTGTGATTCGTTACATGTTATGATTTTAACCGTGGGTTCTTATTTACATGATGAGAATTGAAAAGGTTTTTCAGGAGCTACGGTTGCTAACTTCCTGCAAATAGATGCACATTATGAAAGGTGCACATACGTGCATGCACAAAAGATAGTCTTGTTggaaagtttttctttttgtttccctTCTTTTGATGCAGTAACATAACATACTTTAGGAAAGTTTCACATCTAAATTGATCTCGCTTTCAGATGGGCATCTTTAGTTTCATTTTCATCCTCAATTTTCCTGTTGATTTATGTCCCAAACAAGTGAATTTGGTGTACTTAATCAATGATAAGTCATTCTATAAGTAGGccccgtttggatagtgaaatagtttcatctcatctcttcttatctcatcattacaacttttccaaattcacatacaaaatataataaacaattcaacttttcaaatcccaaaacaataataatattaaaaaataatattctaacaatattttattcaaatttcaactttcacctaaaaccatctcatctcatctcattatccaaagtTTATGTGGAATTAGTAGAAGATGGAACATGAACTAATCCTGTCACACTTCTGGAAGTTCTAACTCTTCTAGAGAGAGCATGGTTTTGATTTTACTTCCACTTCACAGAAACTTTCTATATATTACATGTCGTGTGTGTATATGTGTATAATCTATTTTCTAGTGTATTGAGTTTCTCCGTTATGCAGCATGGGAGGGTTGGTTGTCAAGCAGATGCTGTATAAAGCCAAGGCAGAGAATGTTGATAACCTTGTGAACAACACCATTGGAGTGGTATGCTTTCAATCAATATTTTTCGCACATTGCAGATCCTTCTATcatctttaaaatattatttctatatgACGCCAATGTTTTACCCTGATTTCAGGTGTTCTATAGCTGCCCACATTTTGGCAGCAAACTAGCAGACATGCCTTGGCGAATGGGCCTCGTGTTTCGCCCTGCCCCCACTGTTAGTATATTGTCTTCAGAGACAAAACTTTTTTTGTACTTGAAGTTGATCTGAATTGATATTAATGGCATTTAGCTTGTATTGTTTCTTAGATAGGGGAGCTAAGAAGTGGGTCTCCTAGATTAATAGAGCTTAATGACTTCTTTCGACACCTTCATAAGAAAGGGATGCTTGATGTTCTCAGTTTCTGTGAGGTAGTCCACTGCCAGTTATATTATTGTATTATTCCCTTGTGTCTTTCACTGTAAATTTAAGAGGTAGTTGGTGACTGTTTTGCAGACCAAGGTAACTCCAATTGTTGAAGGTTATGGAGGATGGGCTTTCCGAATGGAAGTAGTACCCATTGAGTCTGCATATCCTGGATTTGGTGAACTTGTTGTAAGTATGACGTTGATAAACATGCcatttaaaaagggaaaaaaaaaaaaaaaaaaaaaaaaaaaaagaggaagaaaaaagattCAAAAGGCCCAAATAATCGTAGGGGTTTTGTAGTTGGGTATGAGTGCCTTTTAGCCTGTCCCGGACACCATCCTGGACaactggtgccaataaaaaagaaaaaaaaaatttgtggatGAGTATAAAGTTTCATTGCTATTAGTGTTGTCTGCTCAATATCACTATATGCTCTATGTCCCTCACCTCTAGCAAGTTAGATACAATCCTCCACTGGAATTCATGTTGTATGTACTTGTCAGTACAGCAGGACTTGTGGATTTGATATGGCCTGCATGAGATTCTTTGTGAATACAGTAGCTATCCATTATcgaataaatttttgttttggtagaAAGGAGAGATGGTTGGCATCTCCCGACAGATGGGAACAGCCTTCGGGCTTGGGTAGTGTGTTTTACCAAAGCACTGATAAATATGTTGAAGAAGCTGTGCTATGATGAGTTGCAGATGGTGTTATgttaattcaaaatttctacCTTATGGAGATGAAATCACATATTTAGGATGAAATTATTGGTAGGATGCATCCACTGCTGGCACAGCTAAACATTTTCTGAGATGATCTGTTAGGGGATTGATCTGGGCAGATGTTGTAATCTTAAATTCTGTTTTAAAGGATTTACCTCCCTCTTCATCATTCCTTCTCTTATATGTTTATATCTTTCATTCAGGTTTTAGAGTCAACCGATCATATTAATTCATGCAAACCGATCAGCCGATCTGATCCTTCATATAAAGAAACACTAGAGTTTT
Encoded here:
- the LOC122299303 gene encoding uncharacterized protein LOC122299303 isoform X5, producing MLVAAIMDMVTSSCDSLDKVSFQSSLPGNAETGDIAAALQVVEEGGMHLDEPDRKEDDEDGGNGLKGIGIKILGGTSVMGLSRNSGLMKLGHCDASHEESTRHTSQVFVLQNRHDGLLLQTNLASAVVPGLWDDLHCEHVAVPFATWALANWAMASEVNRSHIEELDQDGRAVMTALVAPERSVKWHGSLVARLLLEDRNLSLSDSVSDWSYSLLSTVSQASKNEDIPLAQVALSAFMVSVERSHKAKKIVMEKGLHLLRDTAKRMTMHKHVQDTLAKALELLCTGDMHLSLEESQKWSGILLRWVFGKDSSDTVQSSAIKILSCILEDYGPSTVPISQAWLAIILSEILASTKTSSVKENSQPKSDKVKTQIDQSKVHSAAQTANQLAGSVVNLARNQLATGSVDVLPLADLLSLEPFMGSLKNLKKDSLAKFDAADSALATLKGIKALTEISAEDSTFQEKITAFGILCLLRRFLLSDDYEKLAAIEAYDASKTLEAQERVPNGPVETAISDSNDSSSVRVPPTAHIRRHAARLLTILSLLPKVQKLVLADETWCNWLEDCANGKIPGCSDLKIQSYARATLLNIFCNNEVDRDSVNRNLPDISNKSKKCPQYGDMVFLINPEMPHWKCPEDVDEDTVRRKKSSLAEANTVASEITPVNPPQNDDNCSSSVDVSNSGSQPEPPLLDVVFIHGIRGGAYRSWRMADNKSSTTSGLVEKIDQEAGKLGTFWPGEWLSSDFPQARMFTIKYKTNLSKWSGASVPLQEVSSMLFEKLVAAGIGNRPVVFVTHSMGGLVVKQMLYKAKAENVDNLVNNTIGVVFYSCPHFGSKLADMPWRMGLVFRPAPTIGELRSGSPRLIELNDFFRHLHKKGMLDVLSFCETKVTPIVEGYGGWAFRMEVVPIESAYPGFGELVVLESTDHINSCKPISRSDPSYKETLEFLQKMKARYT